A stretch of the Acidilobus sp. 7A genome encodes the following:
- a CDS encoding 3-oxoacyl-ACP reductase family protein, whose product MASDRCSSLKGKVALVTGGDRGIGKSIALKLAGLGADVAITYRKRSEEAAKTVNELRGLGARSTYIKMDLGSRDEIKRAVTTTAEELGSVDILVNNAGVGYASEFTNITPELWQAQIDYDLTGPYVLAREALNYMMPRGWGRIIFISSVAGLYGVEFLAAYSAAKSGLIGLARSLAVEVAPKNITVNVIAPGFVSTRLGLSYFEWLDKRSGQPGSLQRYLAAIPPHRLVTPEEVASVVAFLASPEASGVTGQVIVVDAGASLGTRALGGGQP is encoded by the coding sequence ATGGCTTCTGACCGATGCTCCTCCCTGAAGGGGAAGGTTGCCCTCGTCACAGGAGGAGACAGAGGCATAGGAAAGTCCATAGCGCTTAAGCTTGCAGGCCTAGGAGCCGACGTAGCTATAACTTACAGGAAGAGGTCCGAGGAGGCCGCAAAGACTGTTAACGAGCTAAGGGGGCTAGGAGCTAGGTCAACTTACATCAAGATGGACCTTGGATCAAGGGATGAGATTAAAAGGGCTGTCACGACTACAGCTGAGGAGCTGGGCAGCGTCGACATCCTTGTTAACAACGCTGGCGTGGGCTACGCCTCAGAGTTCACTAACATAACCCCGGAGCTCTGGCAGGCCCAGATAGACTATGACCTGACGGGCCCCTACGTGCTTGCAAGGGAGGCCTTAAACTACATGATGCCGAGGGGATGGGGCAGGATAATTTTCATTTCAAGCGTTGCCGGTCTCTATGGCGTCGAGTTCCTCGCGGCCTACTCTGCGGCCAAGTCAGGCCTTATAGGGCTCGCCAGGTCGCTGGCCGTGGAGGTTGCCCCGAAGAACATAACAGTTAATGTCATCGCGCCAGGCTTCGTGTCAACCAGGCTCGGCCTCAGCTACTTTGAGTGGCTTGACAAGAGGTCTGGGCAGCCCGGCTCACTGCAGAGGTATCTGGCTGCAATACCGCCACATAGGCTCGTGACCCCTGAGGAGGTGGCGTCGGTTGTGGCCTTCTTGGCTAGCCCTGAGGCCAGCGGCGTAACAGGCCAGGTAATAGTTGTTGACGCGGGGGCCTCCCTGGGCACAAGGGCCCTCGGCGGAGGTCAGCCCTAG
- a CDS encoding putative RNA uridine N3 methyltransferase encodes MISPPWPSPRRRQRLLVLLPASVLSVEQDLRDKTYKAGIISRALAIFRVDEVRIYLDEDSTKDDQELLAELLSYQVVPPHLKKKVVGISNNLKYAGVMPPLNLPNHMPPKQPRVGDIIDVLITSKKGAECSAYLGDAGEGTLRPCAVDKGSIVTARVTGVSKELTLEPSSWGNIYTGYTIKRSGRLIDELQKLKSEGFSIIGTSKYGTTSYSILKDLSKRPVTLVVGGPKSGLLQYSPERLYDIIVNAAPLQGTETVRSEEALLASLTILNAFLP; translated from the coding sequence TTGATAAGCCCTCCCTGGCCCTCGCCCAGGAGGAGGCAGAGGCTCTTAGTTTTGTTACCTGCTAGCGTGCTGAGCGTGGAGCAGGACCTCAGGGACAAGACGTATAAGGCTGGAATTATATCGCGCGCCCTTGCCATCTTTAGGGTTGACGAGGTTCGAATATACCTTGATGAGGACTCCACAAAGGATGACCAGGAGCTCCTGGCCGAGCTGCTAAGCTACCAGGTAGTTCCGCCTCACCTCAAGAAGAAGGTCGTGGGGATCAGCAATAATCTAAAATATGCTGGTGTTATGCCGCCGCTGAACCTCCCTAACCATATGCCTCCGAAGCAGCCGAGGGTCGGTGATATTATAGACGTCCTCATAACCTCTAAGAAGGGCGCTGAGTGCAGTGCCTACCTAGGCGACGCGGGCGAGGGCACCCTAAGGCCCTGCGCTGTCGACAAGGGCAGCATAGTTACGGCCAGGGTGACAGGCGTTAGTAAGGAGCTTACGCTTGAGCCTTCCTCCTGGGGCAACATTTACACGGGTTACACCATCAAGAGGTCTGGGAGGCTCATAGATGAGCTCCAGAAGCTGAAGTCTGAGGGATTCTCTATAATAGGCACGAGCAAGTATGGCACCACGAGCTATAGCATTCTCAAGGACCTGTCCAAGAGGCCAGTTACGCTTGTCGTGGGAGGGCCTAAGTCTGGACTCCTTCAGTACTCGCCGGAAAGGCTCTATGATATTATAGTAAACGCCGCACCCCTGCAGGGCACGGAGACCGTTAGAAGCGAGGAGGCGCTGCTCGCGTCCCTTACAATACTGAACGCCTTCTTACCCTAG